One Carassius auratus strain Wakin chromosome 3, ASM336829v1, whole genome shotgun sequence genomic region harbors:
- the LOC113049384 gene encoding bromodomain-containing protein 4-like isoform X1, whose translation MDYKMHSKSNDLLDFQTLDALLEKIAHCSVPVKREPSEECNGISGALPVEPAPGSRLNEWCPAPPPPVPLPAIHPTIMGDGLDAMQMSGSSISQGQSLSQASSYYNPCPPETINPSRPKRQTNQLQYLLKVVMKTLWKHQFAWPFHSPVDAIKLNLPDYYKIIKNPMDMGTIKKRLENNYYVNAQECIQDFNTMFTNCYIYNKSGDDIVLMAEALEKAFLHKISEMPQQEIELTTTSGKGRGRGRKDPDMNLKIAPGLESTHTNPQTRGLSSLAPGPQTRGPPQGPPTLPPQSTMQALPPRVPPSLPSHPPLAPQLGPPFSMGPTDCNPQVSLMTAVPPPTQTTLPPVLMQQSTPSILQSPIPIPPKQPRKSQKRKADTTTPTANDPLNESSPAESKSGKTLPRRDSTRPSKLSKKEAPDSQHHWTPATGTHSPKQQEQLRYCSGIVKDMFAKKHAAYAWPFYKPVDVDALGLHDYLDIIKHPMDLSTIKEKLENRQYRDAQEFAADVRLMFSNCYKYNPPDHEVVAMARKLQDVFEMRFAKMPDEPEEMLGPTSAPVLHQAPVKTQPPMGTASSSDSSSDSSSESESSTDDSEEERAQRLAELQEQLKAVHEQLAALSQPQASKPKKKEKEKKEKKKDKHKKKAGVMPALEEILEPPLTLKNPGKPKNKDPLPKKPKKPSKKEGGKGSGRSMAPPGAAPPTLQPVVSLDPEEELGLSGGAPMAGMPAGEKCKPMSYEEKRQLSLDINKLPGDKLGRVVHIIQSREPSLKNSNPDEIEIDFETLKPSTLRELERYVSSCLRKNKKPAVPEKSMEAMSAAKTKGSSSEMGSSSESSSSESEDSETGMPSKPKKRGRGEGKKAHHQVVAPSMPQQQVPHQPQAPVLQPSVQLKLQQQHSSPAAYMPPPVTALEPSQLLENPFDPLAHFVQPLMHLPHHANDSPSPAPPHLNAHPPGGPVSPETHPFLNQHPILPSPALHNAMPQQPSRPSNRAAPLPTKPPQQSTPQQQQQPQQTLPQQLQSQQPPQPQHHLPPHLLHPPQQIRQRPLSPPTLTPEGQLSSQPPQMLLEDDEEPVPSMPLPMYLQHLHPNRLQQQLPASLMQSLQSRPQQPGQQSLLQSVQVQSQMSQQSSLPPPQIPVQTQAQPAAAHQPSPQLSQHQARHMHMQQLSFSQGPVQTTQTQPSQHKVSMPSTKAQQIIQQQQQQHHSPRQHKSDSYNSAHMRDNPSQLIMHSPQISQYALVHQSPPQAKKEPQQGPSILGGIKEEKLPPSPVRRGEPFSPAMRQDPHKHPESKPTMPSHSQQKADMKQLESSRPVIRSSEQSGPPPSMQDKEKFKPEPKTPVAPKKVQDVKLKNMGSWASLAQKSTSAPSSGLKSSSDSFEQFRRVAREKEEREKALKAQAEQAEKDRLRREQEKLRGRDEEDSIDTSRRPQEEPRRRPEQQQVQPPQQQQHQPQPQAQNTAQPPSAPQPSQGPPQSPAASQSALDQQRELARRREQERRRREAMAATIDMNFQSDLMAIFEENLF comes from the exons AGAGCCCAGCGAGGAGTGCAATGGAATTAGCGGTGCTCTCCCTGTGGAGCCCGCGCCCGGCTCGAGACTGAACGAGTGGTGTCCTGCCCCACCCCCTCCCGTCCCTCTGCCCGCGATCCATCCCACCATTATGGGGGACGGCCTGGATGCAATGCAGATGTCGGGGAGCAGCATCAGTCAGGGGCAGTCCTTGTCCCAAGCCTCTAGCTACTACAACCCCTGCCCCCCAGAAACCATTAACCCTTCCCGGCCCAAGCGCCAGACCAACCAGCTGCAGTACCTGCTGAAGGTGGTGATGAAGACTCTTTGGAAGCACCAGTTCGCTTGGCCTTTCCATTCTCCTGTTGACGCCATTAAGCTGAATCTGCCT GACTATTACAAGATAATCAAAAATCCTATGGACATGGGAACAATCAAGAAACGCCTAGAGAACAATTACTACGTCAATGCCCAAGAATGTATTCAAGACTTCAACACCATGTTTACTAACTGTTACATTTACAATAAG TCTGGGGATGACATAGTCTTAATGGCAGAAGCTCTGGAGAAGGCTTTCCTCCACAAGATTTCGGAGATGCCCCAGCAGGAGATTGAGTTGACGACCACATCCGGCAAGGGTCGTGGCCGGGGCAGGAAGGATCCAG ACATGAACCTGAAGATTGCACCTGGCCTGGAGTCTACGCATACAAACCCTCAAACACGTGGCCTTTCCAGTCTTGCCCCTGGGCCACAAACGAGAGGACCACCACAGGGTCCGCCTACTTTACCTCCCCAGTCCACCATGCAAGCCTTGCCCCCTCGAGTACCCCCTTCACTCCCTTCACATCCTCCCCTTGCACCTCAGTTAGGGCCACCTTTTTCTATGGGCCCCACAGACTGCAACCCACAGGTCTCTTTGATGACGGCTGTGCCTCCTCCGACCCAAACTACTCTGCCGCCCGTGCTAATGCAGCAGAGCACCCCTTCTATTCTACAAAGCCCCATCCCAATTCCTCCCAAA CAACCGAGAAAAAGTCAGAAAAGGAAAGCAGACACCACGACACCTACTGCAAACGACCCGCTGAACGAGTCCTCGCCTGCTGAGTCAAAGTCAGGAAAGACTCTGCCGCGCCGGGATAGTACACGACCAAGCAAACTATCCAAAAAAGAGGCACCAGACTCCCAGCACCATTGGACGCCTGCCACTGGGACCCACAGTCCCAAGCAACAAGAGCAGCTACGCTACTGCTCCGGCATTGTAAAAGACATGTTTGCTAAGAAGCATGCAGCATACGCTTGGCCCTTCTACAAGCCAGTGGATGTGGATGCTTTAGGATTACACGATTACCTTGACATCATCAAGCATCCCATGGACCTCAGCACTATTAAG GAAAAGTTGGAAAACAGACAGTACAGAGATGCTCAGGAGTTTGCAGCAGATGTACGGTTAATGTTCTCCAACTGTTACAAGTACAACCCTCCAGACCATGAAGTGGTGGCTATGGCACGTAAACTGCAG GATGTGTTTGAGATGCGTTTTGCTAAGATGCCAGATGAGCCAGAGGAAATGCTGGGACCCACTTCTGCGCCTGTGCTCCACCAGGCTCCTGTCAAGACACAGCCACCCATGGGCACGGCCTCGTCCTCGGACAGCTCCAGTGATTCCTCATCTGAATCAGAATCCTCCACGGACGACTCTGAAGAGGAGAGAGCCCAGAGGCTAGCAGAGCTTCAGGAGCAG CTGAAAGCGGTTCATGAGCAGCTGGCTGCCTTGTCCCAGCCTCAGGCCAGCAAACCaaagaaaaaagagaaggaaaagaaggagaagaagaaagacaagCACAAAAAGAAAGCGGGAGTCATGCCTGCACTGGAAGAGATCCTGGAGCCGCCTCTTACCCTCAAGAATCCAGGAAAGCCCAAGAACAAGGATCCTCTGCCTAAGAAGCCCAAGAAGCCGAG CAAGAAGGAGGGAGGTAAGGGTAGTGGTCGCTCCATGGCTCCTCCAGGTGCCGCTCCACCAACCCTGCAACCTGTGGTGAGTCTGGATCCTGAGGAGGAACTGGGTCTCAGTGGAGGAGCTCCAATGGCAGGCATGCCTGCTGGAGAGAAGTGTAAGCCTATGTCCTATGAAGAAAAGAGACAGCTGAGTCTGGACATTAACAAGCTGCCTGGAGACAAGCTGGGCCGTGTGGTCCACATCATCCAGTCCCGCGAACCCTCGCTTAAGAACTCCAACCCAGACGAGATTGAGATCGACTTTGAGACGTTGAAGCCTTCTACGTTGCGGGAACTGGAGAGATACGTGTCGTCCTGCCTTCGCAAGAATAAGAAGCCCGCCG TTCCAGAGAAGTCCATGGAGGCAATGAGTGCTGCAAAGACAAAAGGCTCATCATCCGAGATGGGCAGCAGCAGTGAGTCCAGCTCCTCAGAAAGTGAAGACTCAGAGACAG GGATGCCTTCTAAGCCGAAGAAGAGAGGGAGAGGTGAAGGAAAGAAGGCTCATCACCAGGTGGTGGCTCCAAGCATGCCTCAGCAGCAAGTTCCCCATCAACCCCAGGCCCCTGTACTGCAGCCCAGTGTTCAGCTGAAGCTGCAGCAGCAGCATTCGTCTCCCGCTGCTTACATGCCTCCTCCCGTCACAGCTCTGGAGCCCTCACAGCTCCTGGAAAACCCCTTTGACCCTCTAGCCCACTTCGTCCAGCCCCTCATGCACCTTCCCCATCATGCCAATGACTCGCCCTCTCCTGCGCCTCCTCACCTCAACGCTCACCCTCCAGGAGGCCCAGTGTCTCCTGAGACCCACCCATTCCTGAACCAGCACCCCATCCTCCCATCCCCAG CCCTGCACAACGCAATGCCTCAGCAGCCTTCAAGGCCCAGTAATAGGGCAGCCCCGCTACCTACTAAACCTCCGCAGCAAAGCACgccccagcagcagcagcaacccCAACAGACCCTGCCGCAGCAGCTCCAGTCCCAGCAACCCCCTCAGCCCCAGCACCACCTCCCTCCTCACCTCCTGCATCCTCCCCAGCAAATCCGCCAGCGGCCCCTCTCCCCACCCACGCTCACTCCCGAGGGTCAGCTATCCTCCCAGCCCCCACAGATGCTGCTAGAGGACGACGAGGAGCCTGTTCCCTCCATGCCCCTGCCCATGTACCTGCAGCACCTGCATCCGAACCGCCTGCAGCAGCAGTTGCCGGCATCACTAATGCAGTCTCTGCAGAGCAGGCCGCAGCAGCCGGGCCAGCAGTCTCTGCTGCAGTCAGTGCAGGTTCAGTCTCAGATGAGCCAGCAGAGCTCCCTGCCCCCACCGCAGATTCCTGTTCAGACTCAAGCCCAGCCGGCTGCGGCGCACCAGCCCTCCCCGCAGCTCTCGCAGCATCAGGCCAGACACATGCACATGCAGCAGCTGAGCTTCTCTCAAGGCCCTGTGCAGACCACACAAACGCAGCCTAGTCAACACAAAGTCTCCATGCCCTCCACAAAAGCACAGCAGAttatccagcagcagcagcagcagcatcactcTCCACGTCAACACAAGTCTGACTCCTATAACTCGG CACACATGCGAGATAACCCCTCCCAGCTCATTATGCATTCTCCTCAAATCTCTCAGTATGCTTTAGTCCACCAGTCCCCTCCTCAGGCCAAAAAG GAACCACAGCAAGGACCTTCAATTTTAGGTGGCATTAAAGAAGAGAAGCTGCCTCCTTCACCTGTGAGGCGTGGTGAACCCTTCAGTCCAGCCATGAGACAAGACCCTCACAAGCACCCAGAGAGCAAACCCACAATGCCAAGCCACAGTCAACAGA AAGCAGATATGAAACAACTTGAAAGTTCCCGTCCTGTCATCCGCTCCTCTGAGCAGAGCGGTCCACCACCTTCCATGCAGGACAAAGAGAAATTCAAACCGGAGCCCAAGACTCCTGTGGCGCCTAAAAAGGTACAG GATGTGAAACTGAAGAACATGGGTTCCTGGGCAAGCCTGGCGCAGAAATCCACCTCTGCTCCCTCGTCTGGTCTGAAGTCCTCCAGCGACAGCTTTGAACAGTTTCGACGTGTGGCCCGAGAGAAGGAAGAGCGAGAGAAAGCCCTGAAGGCTCAGGCCGAGCAAGCAGAGAAAGACCGTCTGCGCAGAGAACAAGAGAAACTTCG CGGGCGAGATGAGGAGGACTCCATTGACACGTCTCGAAGGCCTCAGGAGGAGCCCCGCAGGCGGCCAGAGCAACAGCAGGTTCAGCCGCCACAACAGCAGCAGCACCAACCTCAGCCGCAAGCCCAGAACACGGCCCAACCGCCCTCGGCCCCACAGCCGTCTCAAGGCCCACCCCAGTCCCCTGCGGCTTCCCAGAGTGCACTTGACCAGCAGAGGGAGCTCGCACGTCGCCGGGaacaggagaggaggaggagagaggcg ATGGCAGCTACAATTGACATGAATTTCCAAAGCGATTTGATGGCTATCTTTGAGGAGAACTTGTTCTGA